Genomic segment of Eriocheir sinensis breed Jianghai 21 chromosome 51, ASM2467909v1, whole genome shotgun sequence:
ataaaaaatgtagcCTCACACCCCAACCCTTTCACAGGTCTCCATCATGAGCAACTCagtggaggatgaaggaagagccggaagaggtagaggaagagcagaagaccttgaggaggaggacgaggacgaggaggaggaggaggaagaagtaacgcgtgtggagggaggaggagacaagtTTGGAGTGAGTCGCGGCCATCACGGTCCGGTGGCGCAGAACCGCATCCCGCCCGGCAACGCCATGGCGGTGATCGACGACATTGTCAAGAACTACcagaaggagcagaggaagaagaggaggaagcagcgcAGGAAGCAAaggcgggaggagaggagacgcAGGAAGGGACTTAAGAAGATACGTGAGTAATATCAACCATCCCGCACacacttcccgttttctatataAGGATGAATGGGCCTGTTAGTGATGGACGGACGGAGGGTTTTGACGCGAGTGGTGGTGATCGAGTTCTTGTAGTCAAAGGGGTCACGACAGGACTCGTTACAGTGGGTATAAGTTAGATTAATCAGGTTTAACGAAGATATTCCCAAGAACTAGTTACAAAAAGAGTAGTGTGTAGAGGACGATAtttcaagacactttcgcttctcacatcaactatttctaaaggtcaaagaagggatccatcgggttttaatgagtgtttctttaggctatTGCTACTGAGGAAGGctcaaacttccaccagggtcataaaacggctcctggaaatgtcctcaactcatacgaaagccttgtcaaatatgtgaacttgggcgacgaaatgttttaaaatacgagtCTTATGGTAAATGCCAGCCTACGATAGACACCTTCAAGTAAAGAATAAAGAGGATTGATGTTGGGTTTGCATCAGCCGCCGTGTGAAAGTTGATTGGCTTCCTACATTCTTCAGGTCATATTCATTTAGCTGTTCTTTACTTTCACTCCATCTTAGTCAACCATCTTTCCCTCTCATGTCCAGGGACAGAGTGCACAAACAACGTAGCTTGTAGTGGGATGCCggactccctttttcctttcctcaccttggtCCTCCCTCTTCGTCGGTCTggctccccctccctttctccctcccacctgACCTACAGAAATTTACCTTTACCTAACCGGTACTGACATGCCCCCCGGCCCTCCTCCTTCACTCGCACTCTGTCTCCAGGTCCCCCACGCGACTGCCGGGTGTCTGAGTGGTCCGGGTGGTCGACGTGCAGCAAGACCTGTGGCATTGGGGAGCAGACCAGGGCGCGGATCATCGTCAAGCACGCCCGCCGCGGAGGAAAGGTCTGCCCCGTGCTGGAGGAGACCACGTGGTGCGGCTCCGCGAGGGCCTGCCCCAACAAGATCTACTTCAACTGGacctaaggaggaggagaagaccttGGTGGGGGCTAcaaggagagagagtaagagagatgtTTTGGTTAGAGGGctacaggaagaaagagaaggagggataggtCATGGTTTTGGCTGGGGCTACTGGAAGACAGAAGGGCAAGTCTGATTTGATGCActtaagaggaaagagggggaagaagaggtatTCGTTAAGGGTTGCAAAGAAAAGAGGCCTTGATTGGAAATTACACAAGAGAATGACgaaagaaaaggggatgaagaagagctATTGGTCAAGGGCTGCGAAGAAGAGAAGGCTGGGAAAAGTCTTGATTGGAAGTTtcacaagggaaagaggaaaggaaaggggaggaagaagtctTGGATGTGAAGTGCAAGATAAGATCGAGGAAATCGGGCGTAtctgagagatgaaagaagaaaactatactTGAGTGAAGAGCCCCAAGAGGAAGGGTCCTTTGCTTGCAGGGAAGGGGTGTGGATGAGTGAGTGCAACCCTCCCCGACTAAGGAAAGAGACGCACAGGAGAGTGAGGCATCAGGCGCCCCAACACCGAGGAATGAGTGCCCTCCTCCAAGCGCCTTCCGAACTGCTCGTCTGCTCCACAGGgatagaaactaaaaaaaaaaaaagcaattgacAGTGTAGAAATTAATTGATTGTTACGCAGTTATCTTCAATTAATGGATGAAATTGTCTTACTGTACCTGAGGACTTTGTTTGGCTATTTATCTTCGTTGTTGtcctcttctgccttccttccttcctttcccattaataaaaaaaatattcgactAAAGAAATCAGTCGATATTTACGTAATTATCTCCAAACACTATTTAATGAGattgccctttcttccttccttcccttttctttttttccttccttatccatccttcctttcttcttttcgtccttcctttcttccctcctttcacccttccttccttacatccttctttcctttctttctgtctccgtCGTAGAtaacttcatattcttcttcttcttcttcctccttgtgacTTGTGTGCTCATCTTCCTccgtcctattttccttccttccttccatcttccattcattcatttattaattcatttttttctgcccttATGGATAACTTCATGATTTTCTTCTTGCGACTCGTATTGTACTCAGTCTTcgttctcatcttcctccaccctcgctccttcctccaccctctcttttttcttctctccaatcctttctttccttgtcgtGGATTACTttatgttcctcttcttcctccttgcgaCTCGAATATTTTACTCATAGTCTCCGTTCTCATCTTCCAtcgtctttccatccttccttgcttcctttcctttccctgtggaGCAAGACGAGAGAGTGAGTGAAGAAGACCCACCGCCctccagccacccagccagccaggccGCCTCCGAGTCTGACATATCAAGAGTCACGCTGCCGCGCCCCCGGAAGCCGCGACCACGTACCACCACCTCGGAACACAGAGTTGGATTGCCCGTCGATGTTCACCGTTATGTTAGTCCGTGTAGAGGAGCAGAGGCGTTGTTGCGGGCACCGTACTGaaggcgacgagagagagagagagagagagagagagagagagagagagagagagagagagagagagagagagagagagagagagagagagagagactgcaatactacctcctctccttcgtcaTTTTGGTAGCCACTAATTATCCAGAACAACCACCAGTTTATAATAGTCTTACTACCCTTGCCCCAACTGCTGCATTCACTTTAAAATGGACAATTTccaatcatcgccgagtggctgaaGACAACCCACCTGCTGCCCtgatgaccacccatcaacccggactcaagcaAAACAAGCAAGTGGAATATGAGCCAAACAAGAATGGCGCTACTTTaaaacactcgtctgcgccacTAAAGAATTGGACAGACCAACAGGCTTCATCATAATAGCTTATTGACTCTCTTGGCCAAAACGTAAAAAGAGGAAGGCTAAAGTAACTGACGCATATTAGCCCAAAGCAGCACCAGAATGACGTGAAGAGCAGGAGGTGGACCCAAATTAGTGCTGCTAAGCTAAGTGTTTGGGGTGGACCAGTCTGTCTCTCGGTGGGTGTGTGGGGCGAGGCGCGGAGGGCGAGGGTCAACAAGAGGCTGCTGTTTTCTCTTGTGTTGATCCTCCCTCCTCGCCACGCGTCTGCCTGTCTCTGAATCGTGTGTTGCgtgtgcccgtgtgtgtgtgtgtgtgtgtgtgtgtgtgtgtgtgtgtgtgtgtgtgtaggtgcgtGGTTCTGTGTGCCAATAGCAGTAAGAACATATTGCCTCTCAGTAATTTAAACATAGCTAATAATGACCCTTTCCCGCAAGTgtttgtgtctgtccgtctgtctgtctgtccgttagcTTTAGCCTGTATTGGATTTTTAATATTACACACTTACAAGGTCATGATATTAATACCAGTTAAGTTCGCATCAAATCCACGTCTCGGGGGCCACAGGGGGGCAGGCAATTTGGCATGAAGTAGGCGCGGGGAGGGGAAGCGTGGCGccttgggcacacacacacacacacacacatatatatatatatatatatatatatatatatatatatatatatatatatatatatatatatatatatatatatatattccaatgGTTAGGGCGCttgcctcacaaccgagaggtcccgggttcgattccgggtgaagtggagatggatgggcagtGTCCCTTAATCCGTGCCGCCTGCTCACCCAGCACTGAATGGGCACCGGGAGTTGTGTCCCGCCAcccgggtgtgtgggtgtgatgagAGTTCACAGCCAAGATCTTAGATCTTGGTCTCAGCCATACCCAAAGATCCGTGAATATGAGGCTCCAAGCTCTAAACGTGGAGGGTAATGGCTGGTGATCGCGAggccagcacgtgatcagactgTGGTGAATGACACACTGTAGGGGAGGTGATGGCCCGGCCCAGCACGTGACATCGGGGACAGAAAGCAAAAGTTGAATAATTTAAGAATATCAAAATTTATTCCCTGTGATGTTTGCACGAAGAAGCATCTTTGTCAGGAAGTGTTAATTCATCTGCACCTTTTCTAATAAAATGTGTTGTGGGTTTAGAACTGATAAAAATAATCAGATAAACATGTGTTTATTAAGGCACTTTACAGTACCAAAAGTAGTATTTCATCATAAGTTCTCGGATACGTTTGTGGCAATGCCTTGCTCTCTAGCCAGTCGTTGCCCTCAGGAGCACACGATGAGTCACACTTGCGTTCATCTTGTTACTCAGAGAACATAATATAACAAAAATACACTACGGAGTTCCTCGGTGTCTTCCTTCAAATACTTCATCAGCCCATCCCTTGCGTGATaaatatattcctttcttttctttgaatCCTCCACAAAGTCACGCTTGAATATATTCGATTaacttaagaaagaaaaaaaaaaagaaaaaagctcaGTGCTGTGCTTCGCCTCCCCCGCTTCAGGCACACAGGAGCCGCAATGAGCACCCGTCACCCTGACCCTTCGCCCTCCCCCATGCCCTCCCCTGCTCCCCCGCCTGTTGGCCCCCCTGTGAGGTAGTGGCTGTCGTTGTCCCGCCCCCCCTAACCCAGCGTAACACAAGGGACACGCTGCCCGTGGCTGccgcacaggaaaaaaaaagtaacaaagctAAAACTATAATGGTGTAAATAATTTGTACATAGACTTTAATTTTTGTTCTGGAAGGCAGCAATTCGGAGGTTGTACTGGAGGTGTTGCTTGGCTCTGCAATGGATCTtggttttctcttttgtttttcagcgagaggaaggtaaactgtgtcaAATTATTAGTgattctctttgtttatttatttcagttaCTCCTCGAAAACTTTATTAAAgctgtgaagttttttttttcatgggtaaTTTCTTCAGTTTATTTTTAAGGGCGGATTTTCAGAGTTACCTCACTAATATTCTTAACACGACGCGGCTCGGATTCAAGAAAACGTCAGTAATAACACGAACGAGCCACATTTTATGCCATACTTTATTCTTTTAGTTCTCGCTAGACGTTAATTTAAGGAGCTTTAACATATCACGCGTATCTCGTTATGCTTTTAAagattatataaaaaagaagTATTTGCTGTTCCACTATTGATCACGGTTCTGAGGTCTGTTGATTTGTTTCGCAGTGTCGGAAGAAGTCGAGAGAGGAAATGTCGGAGGGTAGTTGACTTGGATTTTATaacatttcactttccttttcccttgtgTGTAGAGCAGCTTGGCCATAACACTTCATATTGTCTCTGTTTTATAGGGAACATATACTTGAGTGTGTTAATTAACGACACATCACATGCATACATAATATATTAAATGTTTATAATGTGATACAAATATGCTTGGTGTAATGTCATATCATAAAGAGTAACGATGATGTATGTctcataaatataataaaattggTGTCGTCTACAGGTGTTCAACTCTTTAATTACCTCACCTGAAGTTCCTCCTTACGCCTGCACATCCTCACTTGacgacctgacctcacctgacctcacctgacctcacccatccaccttcaccccttcatcccttttcttcttttttcacctgtcacgttcttcctccttcactttgctTCATCAgtgctccattttcctttccttcttcttcctacctgCAGTTTTAAACACTTGCACACTTACACATTTTGTCCTGCTTCACGACATGCATCACACTTTCACCCCTTGCTTACCTGTTCCTACACCTGCACACTTCAGCTTCTTCACAGCCGCTTCTTCTGCCTCATCAACACACCTCCACACCCTCATCTTTAATCCTGTCTCACCTGGCCCCACCCTTTCACCCTAGGCCCTCACCTGTTTCCTTTCATCTCAAGATATAAATAAATTGCTTCACCCCACCGACCTTTGCGTCCCTCACCTCCCTCTACCCTACCTGGCCCCACCCATACTCTCCTACgccctcatccctttctttcctcacctcgtCGTCTTTcgccccaccctcccttcctcacacctcCCACATCCCTAATTATCCTCTCTATCCCGCCTTGCCTCACCCATACTCCCCacaccctcatctctctccctcacccgccGCCCCAAGGCAAAGGACAGTATTAATAATTAACGTTCGGGCATCATGTACAGAGTTGCTGGTTGGTGATTTGTTTCGGAATTTTGAGGTCGAGGCTACGCGAGTCGCCAGTCCGAGTCATTTGCTTCGTAAGTGAGCCAGTAGAGCTTCTGCCTTGGCGGTGCCCGGAGGTGTGAATGTGGCGAGGCGCGGGGCGGGGTTAGAGGACATCCCTGGTGATACTTACGTGTTTTATATGACCAAACTGCTGCTTGCCATTGAAACATCGCCGGGAGGCTAAAAGTGAAGTGCCAGGAGCAAGGGAATAGGTGAGGTTGCCGGAGCCATGCTTACGAGGCCTGTGTGTGtcatgttcatggtggtggtgatggcggcgacGGCTCCTCCTGGCCTGAAGGGCGCCACTGGCCGTAACCCTCACACGCTGGCCTGCACCTCAAGCGACAacgaggggcaggtgagggatGAGAGTAGTACGAGCTTCCCCGAGCCTGTCAGCGTGGAGGCGAGCACCGTCCCGTGCCCCGCAGACCGCCACGCGGGGGGCAGCACCCAAGTCGAAGCAGGTCACTCGGCGGCGCAGCAGGAGGAGGCAGAACTCAAAGAACTGACCAGCATCTTGAAGGACCTTGGCTTAGGAGTCGGACTTTCGCAGCAAGACTTGGCCAGGTCAGGAGTGCTTGTGCAGGTCCTGAAGAAAGTAAGGAGCGAGGGCTTAGCCGGCCAGGTCATGGGACGCCGCGGGGCTGCCGGGGCGGGCGACGGAAGGAACGAGAACGCCGTGAGGGACGTGGACGACCCCCTAGGTAAGGATGctgtaggtggtggtggcgatgcgTGGCTGTAATAGGCAGACTCGTGCAGAGGAGAGGGTGGAGTACATCCTGTCCTATTATACTTTACGTCCCTTTCACTAAGCTGTTGCATATATACATTCTAAACATATAGATATTATcacgtaaaaaggaaaaaaatatatagattcgCAAGATGTTAGTGAGAAGAGTATCGCatgtgttcttcttcttttgacctgtaacgctttgtatcgcttcttaggtcctcctcctctcgttcctcccttcttattcacacacctttTAACACGTGGCTGGGACAGAGGACAGCATGGGCACCAGCAAGCACGGGTGGCCTGAGggagtttattatttttctttccctttacatAGACGATCGGGCGATAAAAACATAAGCAGACGTCATGGAAATATGTACTGGCAATACTTGCTACTCCAATCAAATCTAGTATAATCATATTTGTCAACAATATCAATTGAAATATACCATTGTAATATTAATACTAATTAATGATATATATAACCGAGGGTTGTTGCATACGCTGAGGCAAGTCTACATGCTTTTAGTGAGTTAGGTTACTCTTCTTTAGGTCAAGTTAGGCATTCGGGATTGGTTAGTATATGAAAAAGAGGGGAGCGGAGGATTTCCCAGGGTAGAAAAGGGGGTAAGAGTGTAAGGACTGGACAGGAGTGGGGTAAGGGGGGGGCAAAGGGGATGATTATATTTCCTTGGTTTTGGGAAATTCCCTCCACGGAGAAACTGGATTTCccacaggggagggaggaggaagaggagacaaaagatgCGGAGGTGCTGTCCCTGTCCATGCCCCAAAAGTAGTAGTGGTGAGTTGTGGGCGTTCGTCAGGGCGGGAAAGGGAGAGGACAAGTGGGCGAGACATTCAGAGAGGGCGTGGAAAAAGGAGAACGGAGAGGCTGCAGCTGAACTACCCAGTTAACGCATTACTTCCTTACTTCACATCACCTTATCTACAATACTCATCTTTATATCATTCTGTCCTTCACCCAGTATTTCACACCATTCACTTTATCTGCCGTCATCATCATCGCCCCTTCTCCCTACCCTAACACCGCTAATCACTTCCCctactccaccccctccccctcaccaacCCAGCAACTGCCTCGCCcattcactttcacttttcctctccccgCTTACACGCTATCAtcaccctgctcctcctcttctatacttTACCGCATTCCCCTCCAATCATAATACCTTTCCTTGTAgttctgcttctgctcctcccACGCgctacctttccatctcctccctttcgtATTTATCTTCCCTATACTTCGTCTCCTCACATATTCCTTTACACATCTCTCATCACCATCGCCCCCACGTATTTCACAATCAATGAACTTTAATTTGTCAACATTTCATCAAACCAGTGGAGAGAACACGAACAAAATCGTCACAAAAATTATGAGCATAGGTGCATTTGTTTTCATAACCTGGTTGTGTTTGCCATGGAAAGAAGTATAATGATATCTCCACGCCTCCGCCTTTAGTACGTCTATTGTATCTCTAAGTCACATAATATTCATAAGTATTTGTTTCAGGTATCTAAATAAGGGTATACATTTTCTACAAGCGATTTAGGCTTGGTCACGTGGAATATGGGAGTGTCAGCCTCTGGCCTAAACCCCAGACAGGTGCAATAATTGGTGTTGTCGAGTCAGGTCAGGTGATAAGGCGGGTCAGATTAACTATAGTGACCGTTTGTTTCTGGATTGCCTCTAAATGGTATCAATTAAAATCTTAAGGCTGGATGCTGGACTATTCCGTAAGTGTGTCTTGGTCCCAtggtaaagaaaaggaatgtcTTATAATTATGTGATGTGCTCGCTGTCTTGCCCACGTGGTTGTGgccgtattctcaaacgttttcTGCTCTCAACACATTTCCAGAGACCACAAAAGAAAATTAGCCGGGTTTTgaagtgtttttcacgttcatggtgcaaaagccaTAATACACTCACtaaatttataagaaaaaaatacccatggaaatacctacaacctttactaaacataaaacataaaacatagggaaactgcaagaggccgtttagcctacacaaggcagctccagaatccccccactactcacgatgggtgaggtgtagtttcaggggttacaggtagaggcttgatcctcgtttaccatcggtacgggcgtacgctccagcaccctgtctccttactgcacccacacctcactgccacctgtcatctcGTCCATgtctatccagtctactcttaaaacaagctatcgtccctgcactaactatgtgattgctgagttcattccattcccccaccaccctattactaaaccaatgcttgcctatatctctcctaaatctgtacttttctaatttaaatccaatACTGCGTGttttatcctgctggctaattttcagtactttacttatatcgcctttattGAAActcttgacccatttgaatacttctatcagatctccccgcactctttgtctttctagtgaatgtaagtttagatgtttcagcctatcttgatatgggaggttcctcagccccgaaatgtttgagaatacgggcgtGTCTGGGAGTCCCTGGCCACCATGTTAATTAATGAAGTAATGTCTGTCTCCGGGAGTGTGCAGGGTGCGGCCTCAAGCGAGCGGAGCCGCGGATTCTGGGCGGGCACGTGTCCCAGGCGGGGGCGTGGCCATGGCTGGTGGCGATGGTCCACGCGCCCTCCGGCCGGGCCTTCTGCGGCGCCTCGCTCATCAACAGCCGCTTCCTTATCACCGCCGGACACTGCGCCGCCCTGTGAGTCACCTGCCGCatgacctccctcccttcctccctccctcccttccttccttcctgtctcgcCCTTGTGTACTGTGGCCTACTCACTCAAAATTCAGTAATTCAATCTATTtatgctactactattaccaccactacttgTATTATTACTTATGTCATTAATTATGTTAAAATCATCatgatattaatatttatataatAATAAGAGTATAATAGCATgtataacaacaactactactactacaacaattactactatactactactacttcttttactaCAAATTACtaatatgctactactactactacgactagaATTAATACTCTAATAattatgatagtagtagtagtagtagtaatagtagcagtctagtagtagtagtatcagaagTTGTTACTACAACATTAATCTTAATTGTCAATACCTCTCCATCAAAGCGCATTTCTGTCAACCgctacctcctcccctccatggaagactttattttctttccttgttatcATCCGTGTCCATCTTTCCTCAGTGTTTCATTCAGCCGCTACGGACACTGTCTAGCAAGACATTTCTCAccaatctttcctccctccaccctcagcCTGTCCCCCACCCCTTCTTCGTCtgatccccttccccctctccaggCTGCCGATTCACCTGCTGGAGGTGTGGCTGGGGAGTCACGACCTCTCACACTTCCTGGAGGAGGGCCGCATGGTGAGGACAGTCTCGAAGATCATCATCCATGAGGAATTCCACAGCAGGAGCCTAAGGAATGACATCGCCCTGCTGCGCCTCGCCGAGCCTGTCCGATCCTCCTACGCCGTGCGTCCAATCTGCCTCCCTCCAAACCGTGAGTCTTGCGTCTTGGGCCATATTCTACTGGCGCTCTTGCACACTCCTTGtgactttttttcagtttttattttaaagatcaatatatatttatattcccTATGCTGTGGTACTTTCTGTAAATCTGCACTGCTTACCTTCTTCCTACTTCATTGTGACGCGGTGCGGTGGTTCAGTTCCAATGTGAACTCTTAACGGCATTTACTTTTTCACGGTGTGGTTTGGTTTTAATTCACTCCATTTGTAGTACATTCTTGCATTTTATCCTTGCTTTCAGTCCATCGTCTTCTATGTTAATATTGTTTTGTTCTAAATTTACAGTACCTACATATGGTTTCATCTCAATTTTTACTTTACCTGTATACTCGCAGTCGTTACCCGTTACCTCTACGTTACTCAAGTGTTCGTCGTGCTCTTGACATGCAATCATTGGACATCATGAAGTGCTTCCGGTGTCAATGTAATGCCTCGTCCTTTTCAGGGACGTTCGACACCGGGCTGGCGGCGGGGAACGACAGCAGCACGGGCGTAGTGGCGGGCTGGGGCCTCACCAAGGAGGACGGCAAGCCCTCCAGCCGAGTCATGGAGGTGAGTGAGGGAtggggaggctgtgtgtgtgtgtgtgtgtgctgtcagcCTTTGTTTATTCAGCTTCAGGCCTGCCTCTTCCTGTGTCCTTGTTGGGCTAATAACTGAACTCTTAAATGTTGCACCATTTTTGTTTAGTATAGTAATTATGTCCAACAGAGAAGCGTGCAAAACTGCTGATTAAGTGATAAACGTGTTTCTTATTattaaagtaaaggtaaagttggagaCACGTTATTGCCCATGAGTGTGGTGGGTGGgcacccattaccccgggacacaaggcAAGCATatcatccgggttaccacagttaacCTTGCCTGGGTATCGACCACCCAGTAAGGGATGATaaatagctgggtgggctgcgcGTCAATTGGTTAGGCCGGGATTCCAACCCTGacccgcagattcgtagctaggcgtgcTAACCTCTACACCACTGAAGCGTTAGTAGTGTTTAGTAAAGCTATAAAACAAAAGCATGAAAACTTGATCTTGTGGGCAATGGAAGGGGAACGCTATTAGTCGTCACTGGTGGGTTATGGAAGCACAGAAACAACAGAGACGGTGATCCGGTGCTTTGTTTTCGAGTGGCTGTTCGGACGCACTAACCAgccaggggaggggagtgaaaaaaTGTGTGGGAAGGGACATTCTTTATTGCCAATGCTgtcaagaaaacacaaacaatagACCCATTGCTCCGGCGTTTAGTACGTGTCAGTTCGGGCGCACAC
This window contains:
- the LOC126982543 gene encoding trypsin-1-like isoform X1; protein product: MLTRPVCVMFMVVVMAATAPPGLKGATGRNPHTLACTSSDNEGQVRDESSTSFPEPVSVEASTVPCPADRHAGGSTQVEAGHSAAQQEEAELKELTSILKDLGLGVGLSQQDLARSGVLVQVLKKVRSEGLAGQVMGRRGAAGAGDGRNENAVRDVDDPLGCGLKRAEPRILGGHVSQAGAWPWLVAMVHAPSGRAFCGASLINSRFLITAGHCAALLPIHLLEVWLGSHDLSHFLEEGRMVRTVSKIIIHEEFHSRSLRNDIALLRLAEPVRSSYAVRPICLPPNRTFDTGLAAGNDSSTGVVAGWGLTKEDGKPSSRVMEVRLPFLKVSKCRDLYESINPVSDYMLCTFYNASSGIKDACKGDSGGPLVVEGADGRWVQAGVVSFGYGCGRRGYPGVYTRLSRYLLWVYVKILAAETAPKDES
- the LOC126982543 gene encoding trypsin-1-like isoform X2 produces the protein MVHAPSGRAFCGASLINSRFLITAGHCAALLPIHLLEVWLGSHDLSHFLEEGRMVRTVSKIIIHEEFHSRSLRNDIALLRLAEPVRSSYAVRPICLPPNRTFDTGLAAGNDSSTGVVAGWGLTKEDGKPSSRVMEVRLPFLKVSKCRDLYESINPVSDYMLCTFYNASSGIKDACKGDSGGPLVVEGADGRWVQAGVVSFGYGCGRRGYPGVYTRLSRYLLWVYVKILAAETAPKDES